A single Phragmites australis chromosome 4, lpPhrAust1.1, whole genome shotgun sequence DNA region contains:
- the LOC133916284 gene encoding uncharacterized protein LOC133916284 isoform X2, producing the protein MAPAEAPIRDYLTSFSPAADFLALSSGDGRIKVWDAVRGRLQTEFADIPAVEVGALSEAKRGHLALDYTCMKWVQLSSKKKRKAGSSLLVLGTGSGDVLALDVAAGQWKWRLSDCHPGGVTAVAYSKHGRIVYTAGTDGMVCKIDATDGSVLGKFKSSSKAISALAVSSDGNILATAAGQLRTIDTSDNKKIQKFSGHPVAVRSMVFSNDGQYVLSSGIGERYIAIWKLSGGKTQSSSCILSMEHPAIFVDCKCSDEGEIHILAISEIGICYFWSGNNVDDLRNKKPTKIALSDSSLSRAQQAFSIFAAKLQGVDGPNSAHVLLAYGSVVKPSFDKLLVCYGTDINLGISDDGVMLPNIQTATPKKGQSVKKQETVTALDRANAEDAILPLPKLHTQEKKRKHGVTKPSGDIEPAFHSDLPTTRLIQKRVPVQRIEDDSICIEDMMRESGVIDTRVDQSTEGHPGIPPNILLDLFGSGSIKVDTNLPSKKIRAHLRSLKPGDACKLLKILVSAWKTRSGSTEFVLRWIYCLLVIHGRFIPSEKSTKVISNLEKMCAERYTATGDLLKLSGRLRLIMAQVGKVANTSDLASEVMRDASAIQSDEEGDEEIDETVFGQDSDSSQDSDDDAE; encoded by the exons ATGGCGCCCGCCGAGGCACCCATCCGCGACTACCTCACCTCCTTCAGCCCCGCCGCTGACTTCCTCGCGCTCTCCTCCGGGGACGGGCGCATCAAG GTATGGGACGCAGTACGTGGCCGCCTGCAGACCGAGTTCGCCGATATCCCAGCAGTGGAGGTCGGCGCGCTCTCCGAGGCGAAGCGCGGCCACCTCGCGCTCGATTACACCTGCATGAAATGGGTACAGCTCTCGAGCAAG aagaagaggaaggctGGGAGCTCACTGCTTGTGCTTGGAACAGGCAGTGGGGATGTGCTGGCGCTCGATGTCGCTGCGGGACAGTGGAAGTGGAGGCTCAGTGATTGCCACCCTGG GGGCGTGACGGCTGTAGCATACTCAAAGCATGGGCGGATTGTGTACACCGCAGGCACTGATGGCATGGTCTGTAAGATTGATGCCACGGATGGGTCTGTTTTGGGGAAATTTAAATCTTCTTCAAAAGCAATATCTGCATTAGCTGTGTCATCAG ATGGAAATATTTTAGCAACAGCAGCTGGCCAGTTGAGAACCATTGATACTTCCGACAACAAAAAGATTCAAAAATTCTCTGGACATCCA GTGGCTGTGAGGAGCATGGTTTTTAGCAATGATGGCCAGTATGTTCTGTCATCTGGCATTGGAGAACGCTATATTGCCATTTGGAAATTGAGTGGTGGTAAAACTCAGAGCTCAAGCTGTATACTGTCAATGGAGCACCCAGCTATCTTCGTGGACTGTAAATGTTCAGATGAAGGAGAAATACACATTTTGGCTATTTCTGAGATTGGTATCTGCTATTTCTGGTCTGGGAATAATGTGGATGACCTGCGTAATAAGAAGCCTACTAAGATTGCATTATCTGACTCCTCTCTGTCAAGAGCTCAGCAGGCATTCTCGATATTTGCTGCAAAACTTCAGGGGGTGGATGGTCCTAATTCTGCTCATGTTCTGCTGGCTTATGGGTCTGTAGTAAAACCATCTTTTGATAAACTTTTGGTTTGTTATGGTACGGATATTAATTTGGGTATATCTGATGATGGAGTTATGTTACCAAATATTCAAACCGCCACCCCAAAGAAAGGCCAATCTGTGAAAAAGCAAG AAACTGTCACTGCTCTTGACCGAGCCAATGCCGAAGATGCCATCCTTCCTCTTCCAAAGCTCCATAcacaggaaaagaaaaggaaacacgGTGTAACAAAACCCAGTGGTGACATTGAGCCTGCGTTTCATAGTGACCTCCCCACTACAAGATTAATTCAGAAAAGAG TTCCTGTGCAAAGAATTGAAGATGACAGCATATGCATTGAAGACATGATGAGAGAGAGTGGTGTCATTGATACTCGAGTTGATCAGAGCACAGAAGGTCATCCTGGCATTCCCcctaatattttattagatcTGTTTGGTAGTGGCAGCATAAAAGTCGACACTAATTTACCCAGCAAGAAG ATCCGAGCGCATCTAAGATCTTTGAAACCTGGAGATGCTTGCAAACTTCTGAAAATATTAGTGTCTGCATGGAAAACAAG ATCTGGTAGCACGGAGTTTGTTTTGCGGTGGATATACTGCCTATTAGTCATTCATGGCCGTTTTATTCCATCTGAGAAATCGACAAAAGTAATTAGCAACCTTGAGAAG ATGTGTGCGGAACGATACACAGCAACTGGAGATTTACTGAAGCTTTCTGGGCGGCTTCGACTGATAATGGCTCAG gTCGGCAAGGTTGCAAATACATCTGATCTGGCGTCAGAGGTGATGCGAGATGCTTCTGCTATCCAGTCCGACGAAGAGGGGGATGAAGAAATCGATGAAACAGTGTTTGGTCAAGATTCAGACTCGTCACAAGATAGCGATGATGATGCTGAATGA
- the LOC133916284 gene encoding uncharacterized protein LOC133916284 isoform X1, which translates to MAPAEAPIRDYLTSFSPAADFLALSSGDGRIKVWDAVRGRLQTEFADIPAVEVGALSEAKRGHLALDYTCMKWVQLSSKQKKRKAGSSLLVLGTGSGDVLALDVAAGQWKWRLSDCHPGGVTAVAYSKHGRIVYTAGTDGMVCKIDATDGSVLGKFKSSSKAISALAVSSDGNILATAAGQLRTIDTSDNKKIQKFSGHPVAVRSMVFSNDGQYVLSSGIGERYIAIWKLSGGKTQSSSCILSMEHPAIFVDCKCSDEGEIHILAISEIGICYFWSGNNVDDLRNKKPTKIALSDSSLSRAQQAFSIFAAKLQGVDGPNSAHVLLAYGSVVKPSFDKLLVCYGTDINLGISDDGVMLPNIQTATPKKGQSVKKQETVTALDRANAEDAILPLPKLHTQEKKRKHGVTKPSGDIEPAFHSDLPTTRLIQKRVPVQRIEDDSICIEDMMRESGVIDTRVDQSTEGHPGIPPNILLDLFGSGSIKVDTNLPSKKIRAHLRSLKPGDACKLLKILVSAWKTRSGSTEFVLRWIYCLLVIHGRFIPSEKSTKVISNLEKMCAERYTATGDLLKLSGRLRLIMAQVGKVANTSDLASEVMRDASAIQSDEEGDEEIDETVFGQDSDSSQDSDDDAE; encoded by the exons ATGGCGCCCGCCGAGGCACCCATCCGCGACTACCTCACCTCCTTCAGCCCCGCCGCTGACTTCCTCGCGCTCTCCTCCGGGGACGGGCGCATCAAG GTATGGGACGCAGTACGTGGCCGCCTGCAGACCGAGTTCGCCGATATCCCAGCAGTGGAGGTCGGCGCGCTCTCCGAGGCGAAGCGCGGCCACCTCGCGCTCGATTACACCTGCATGAAATGGGTACAGCTCTCGAGCAAG cagaagaagaggaaggctGGGAGCTCACTGCTTGTGCTTGGAACAGGCAGTGGGGATGTGCTGGCGCTCGATGTCGCTGCGGGACAGTGGAAGTGGAGGCTCAGTGATTGCCACCCTGG GGGCGTGACGGCTGTAGCATACTCAAAGCATGGGCGGATTGTGTACACCGCAGGCACTGATGGCATGGTCTGTAAGATTGATGCCACGGATGGGTCTGTTTTGGGGAAATTTAAATCTTCTTCAAAAGCAATATCTGCATTAGCTGTGTCATCAG ATGGAAATATTTTAGCAACAGCAGCTGGCCAGTTGAGAACCATTGATACTTCCGACAACAAAAAGATTCAAAAATTCTCTGGACATCCA GTGGCTGTGAGGAGCATGGTTTTTAGCAATGATGGCCAGTATGTTCTGTCATCTGGCATTGGAGAACGCTATATTGCCATTTGGAAATTGAGTGGTGGTAAAACTCAGAGCTCAAGCTGTATACTGTCAATGGAGCACCCAGCTATCTTCGTGGACTGTAAATGTTCAGATGAAGGAGAAATACACATTTTGGCTATTTCTGAGATTGGTATCTGCTATTTCTGGTCTGGGAATAATGTGGATGACCTGCGTAATAAGAAGCCTACTAAGATTGCATTATCTGACTCCTCTCTGTCAAGAGCTCAGCAGGCATTCTCGATATTTGCTGCAAAACTTCAGGGGGTGGATGGTCCTAATTCTGCTCATGTTCTGCTGGCTTATGGGTCTGTAGTAAAACCATCTTTTGATAAACTTTTGGTTTGTTATGGTACGGATATTAATTTGGGTATATCTGATGATGGAGTTATGTTACCAAATATTCAAACCGCCACCCCAAAGAAAGGCCAATCTGTGAAAAAGCAAG AAACTGTCACTGCTCTTGACCGAGCCAATGCCGAAGATGCCATCCTTCCTCTTCCAAAGCTCCATAcacaggaaaagaaaaggaaacacgGTGTAACAAAACCCAGTGGTGACATTGAGCCTGCGTTTCATAGTGACCTCCCCACTACAAGATTAATTCAGAAAAGAG TTCCTGTGCAAAGAATTGAAGATGACAGCATATGCATTGAAGACATGATGAGAGAGAGTGGTGTCATTGATACTCGAGTTGATCAGAGCACAGAAGGTCATCCTGGCATTCCCcctaatattttattagatcTGTTTGGTAGTGGCAGCATAAAAGTCGACACTAATTTACCCAGCAAGAAG ATCCGAGCGCATCTAAGATCTTTGAAACCTGGAGATGCTTGCAAACTTCTGAAAATATTAGTGTCTGCATGGAAAACAAG ATCTGGTAGCACGGAGTTTGTTTTGCGGTGGATATACTGCCTATTAGTCATTCATGGCCGTTTTATTCCATCTGAGAAATCGACAAAAGTAATTAGCAACCTTGAGAAG ATGTGTGCGGAACGATACACAGCAACTGGAGATTTACTGAAGCTTTCTGGGCGGCTTCGACTGATAATGGCTCAG gTCGGCAAGGTTGCAAATACATCTGATCTGGCGTCAGAGGTGATGCGAGATGCTTCTGCTATCCAGTCCGACGAAGAGGGGGATGAAGAAATCGATGAAACAGTGTTTGGTCAAGATTCAGACTCGTCACAAGATAGCGATGATGATGCTGAATGA
- the LOC133916285 gene encoding uncharacterized protein LOC133916285, with translation MDSSAERLRGLRITSLDEHDDETEVPHQPPSVAAAAAADDDDEEEEEEAEVTLGFLEKPKGPGLLLRHLFPSKAGGIPAWLDPVNLPSGKSNCCGFCGEPLQFVLQIYAPIEDNAAAFHRTLFVFVCPSMSCLLRDQHEQWKHKHGNPCRSVKVFRCQLPRTNAFYSTEPPKRNGSDKPLCQGAPVCHWCGTWKGAKICSSCKKARYCSEKHQALHWRTGHKNDCLQIIGSSDASNYVLPDVGKVPASTFWPEFELEIDYEGTFDSDSCDENNSKSLVMQRHGKPDAMMQSWMDQFEADADNKCWASFQERISRAPEQVLRYCREPNAKPLWALSAGCPSNADIPSCSYCKGPLCYEFQVMPQLLYYFGVGNKPDSLDWATIVVYTCRGSCDQSVSYKEEFAWVQLYPTTITRP, from the exons aTGGATTCCAGCGCCGAGAGGCTCCGTGGACTCCGCATCACTTCACTGGATGAGCATGATGACGAGACCGAGGTGCCGCACCAGCCCCcgtccgtcgccgccgccgccgcggcggatgatgatgacgaggaggaggaggaagaggcggaAGTGACGCTTGGTTTCCTGGAGAAGCCGAAGGGccccggcctcctcctgcgccACCTGTTCCCCAGCAAGGCCGGCGGTATCCCG GCGTGGTTGGACCCCGTAAACCTGCCGTCGGGGAAATCCAACTGCTGCGGTTTCTGCGGCGAGCCTCTGCAGTTCGTCCTCCAG ATTTATGCACCGATTGAGGACAATGCTGCAGCGTTTCACCGCACGCTGTTTGTGTTCGTGTGCCCATCAATGTCGTGCTTGCTCCGAGATCAGCATGAACAGTGGAAGCACAAGCACGGGAATCCATGCAGAAG CGTGAAGGTTTTCCGGTGCCAGTTGCCACGGACTAATGCCTTTTACTCGACTGAACCTCCGAAGCGTAACGGCTCTGACAAGCCACTCTGTCAAGGAG CTCCTGTATGTCACTGGTGTGGTACCTGGAAAGGCGCTAAAATATGTAGTAGCTGCAAGAAAGCAAGATACTGTTCTGAGAAGCATCAG gCACTGCATTGGCGCACTGGTCATAAGAATGATTGCCTCCAGATAATCGGTTCTTCTGATGCTTCAAATTATGTTCTGCCTGATGTAGGAAAAG TTCCTGCTAGCACTTTTTGGCCAGAATTTGAGTTAGAAATTGACTATGAAGGTACTTTTGATTCCGATAGCTGTGATGAAAATAACTCTAAGTCCTTGGTGATGCAAAGACACGGCAAACCAGATGCTATGATGCAGTCATGGATGGATCAATTTGAG GCTGATGCTGACAACAAATGCTGGGCATCTTTTCAAGAGCGGATCTCAAGAGCACCAGAGCAAGTGTTGAG GTATTGTCGAGAACCAAATGCAAAACCTCTGTGGGCGTTATCGGCTGGGTGTCCATCAAATGCTGATATCCCATCATGTAGCTATTGTAAAGGTCCATTATGCTATGAATTTCAG GTAATGCCACAATTGCTTTATTACTTTGGTGTGGGAAACAAACCAGACTCACTTGACTGGGCAACTATTGTTGTGTACACATGCCGAGGGTCATGCGATCAAAGTGTTAGCTACAAAGAGGAATTTGCTTGGGTTCAGTTGTACCCTACAACAATCACGAGGCCATAA